In a genomic window of Sutcliffiella sp. FSL R7-0096:
- a CDS encoding BMC domain-containing protein: MSEEKKRFIQEFVPGKQVTLSHLIANPDPDMFDKLGIQEAGALGILTLTPSETVIIAGDLATKAANVRIGFLDRFTGSLVIVGSVSEVDMAMSEINRFLKDTLGYTPSKITKS; this comes from the coding sequence ATGAGTGAAGAGAAAAAGCGGTTTATTCAAGAATTTGTTCCAGGAAAGCAGGTTACGTTAAGCCATCTAATAGCAAATCCTGACCCGGATATGTTCGATAAACTGGGGATTCAGGAAGCAGGAGCGCTTGGGATATTAACCCTTACTCCTAGTGAAACAGTTATAATAGCAGGAGACCTTGCCACTAAAGCAGCGAATGTGCGGATAGGGTTTCTCGATCGATTTACCGGAAGTCTCGTTATTGTGGGCAGTGTTTCGGAGGTAGATATGGCCATGTCGGAAATCAACCGATTCCTTAAGGATACCCTTGGGTACACCCCGTCTAAAATTACTAAATCGTGA
- a CDS encoding ethanolamine ammonia-lyase reactivating factor EutA, whose protein sequence is MKRYGPQKEDIISVGIDIGTSTTKLVVSKFSLMNMAGGTHMPRIEIIDKEIIYRSPIYRTPLLSLSEINMQAVDELVDREYKKAHIQTRDIKTGAVIITGETATKKNAEEMIHHLSGHAGEFLVATAGPDLEGIIAAKGSGAFAFSKKTGKTIANIDIGGGTANVAVYKSGRLCGTCTLHIGGRLIDFAENKVKTISSPVVRVLQNWNSSLATGVEKEHQDVKKLCKYMSDVIVRMLNKELTREDESLLLGHHPNWEEQVEAVMFSGGISECVYQHEKDQPVTAEYDDIGRTLAAALQENNKLKSWDWIQPEETVRATVLGAGTQTTEISGATIEVKSDELPIKNLPVYQIRFNQQFDSGIKKISSAMQQAIDIYDPQREGQNFALYLAEMPYMGFKQIQTLAETILAAIKQKPKQEQPLVIVLESDHAKVLGQTLNVMDSKVSVVCIDQIKVEHGDYLDIGNVLQTSVVPVVIKTLTFHNS, encoded by the coding sequence ATGAAGCGATATGGTCCACAAAAAGAAGACATTATAAGTGTTGGAATTGATATAGGAACAAGCACTACAAAGCTGGTCGTCAGTAAATTCTCATTGATGAACATGGCTGGTGGAACCCATATGCCAAGAATAGAGATCATTGATAAAGAGATCATCTATAGAAGTCCGATTTACCGTACCCCTTTGTTATCACTGTCGGAAATTAATATGCAAGCAGTGGATGAACTGGTTGATAGAGAATATAAAAAAGCTCATATCCAGACAAGAGACATAAAAACTGGAGCCGTCATCATAACTGGGGAAACGGCCACAAAAAAGAATGCAGAGGAAATGATCCACCATCTTTCAGGCCATGCAGGAGAATTTCTTGTGGCAACCGCAGGCCCTGATCTCGAAGGAATCATTGCAGCCAAAGGATCAGGAGCATTTGCCTTTTCCAAGAAAACAGGAAAAACAATTGCCAATATTGATATCGGGGGAGGTACCGCCAATGTCGCTGTCTATAAATCTGGTAGGCTTTGTGGGACATGCACGCTTCATATTGGCGGGAGATTAATAGATTTCGCTGAAAACAAAGTTAAAACCATCTCCTCACCGGTAGTCAGAGTACTTCAGAATTGGAATTCTTCTTTAGCAACAGGTGTGGAGAAAGAACATCAGGATGTAAAGAAGCTATGCAAATATATGAGTGATGTAATTGTTCGCATGTTGAACAAGGAGTTGACAAGGGAAGATGAGTCTCTCTTGCTAGGGCACCATCCGAACTGGGAAGAACAGGTCGAGGCCGTAATGTTTTCTGGAGGAATCAGTGAATGTGTGTACCAGCATGAGAAAGACCAACCAGTAACAGCAGAATATGATGATATAGGGAGGACACTTGCTGCAGCACTACAGGAAAATAATAAGCTGAAAAGCTGGGATTGGATACAACCGGAAGAAACTGTTAGAGCAACTGTGCTTGGAGCAGGTACCCAAACGACCGAGATAAGTGGAGCTACCATTGAAGTAAAATCCGATGAACTACCTATAAAAAATCTGCCAGTCTATCAAATAAGATTTAATCAGCAGTTTGATAGCGGAATAAAAAAGATATCCTCTGCGATGCAACAAGCGATAGATATCTATGATCCACAGCGTGAGGGACAGAACTTTGCCCTATATCTTGCCGAAATGCCCTATATGGGCTTCAAGCAAATTCAAACACTTGCAGAAACCATTCTTGCTGCAATAAAACAGAAGCCTAAACAAGAGCAACCGCTGGTGATTGTATTGGAAAGTGATCATGCAAAGGTGTTGGGGCAGACGCTGAATGTGATGGATAGCAAGGTAAGCGTAGTATGTATAGATCAAATAAAAGTGGAGCATGGAGATTATCTCGACATCGGGAATGTTTTACAAACTAGTGTCGTTCCGGTCGTCATTAAGACATTAACCTTCCATAACAGTTAG
- a CDS encoding EutP/PduV family microcompartment system protein produces MTRKNRAMLIGSIGAGKSTLTNALLGRKVEAVKTQALHYYDWIVDTPGEYTENPLFYKNIMATALEVTHILFLQDATKRKTIFPPGFSHGLNKIPIGIVTKSDANEADIDLAIAELKKVMTQGPIIVTSSKRGEGIQEVKDLVQCNSLQEMRALVESNPSNNVIFV; encoded by the coding sequence ATGACAAGAAAAAATCGTGCAATGCTGATAGGTTCCATCGGGGCAGGAAAATCAACCCTGACCAATGCGCTTCTAGGCAGAAAGGTTGAGGCGGTTAAAACGCAAGCTCTTCACTACTATGATTGGATTGTAGATACCCCTGGTGAATATACGGAAAATCCGCTTTTTTACAAAAATATCATGGCAACAGCTTTAGAGGTCACCCATATTCTTTTCCTGCAGGACGCCACTAAAAGAAAGACCATTTTTCCGCCCGGCTTCAGCCACGGATTAAATAAAATCCCTATTGGTATTGTAACAAAGTCCGATGCGAACGAAGCGGATATTGATCTTGCCATAGCTGAATTGAAAAAGGTAATGACACAAGGCCCAATCATAGTCACCTCTTCTAAACGTGGGGAGGGGATACAGGAAGTGAAAGATCTTGTCCAATGCAACTCCCTTCAAGAAATGAGGGCACTTGTGGAAAGCAATCCTTCAAATAATGTGATATTTGTATGA
- a CDS encoding sensor histidine kinase has product MTHTISVESLCTQHTNLVEEDVLKIEEISRNLPFMADLNQANVFIDCPTQEGNHAIVVAEAAPTTAKSVYKNPVVGKFAYEAFEPAVFFTLRTGKHMFLNRAITQEGRTVEQSVVPIKGTNNRIIGTVIMEKDISEKIQHQDKMKALSKTTETLSEILIGMTENRPIIPEVIEEALFFVDPDESLLYFNPSAINLVSEVCTKECTVGTKITNYFPCLKSILHNPEELLVKEMEIASKTFQVKKICLEQDEKAEGTFIIFRDMTELREKERELIVKSVAIREIHHRVKNNLQTVASLLRLQMRRGVPEESKVHFVESLNRILSIAHVYEIILSNSSVDDVEVYSLIEKIGNMLIDQPEGEPKTISINYKGPRLTIKSNKAVSVALIINELIQNSMKHAFHNRCFGNIHVSFYVNGLECIVKVEDDGVGYSDSSKPSLGLEIVKMMTEHDLSGQFSIQRTETGTMAAIVFPMERE; this is encoded by the coding sequence ATGACGCACACCATATCGGTAGAATCATTATGTACTCAGCATACTAACCTAGTAGAAGAGGATGTTCTAAAGATAGAAGAGATTTCGCGCAACCTCCCATTTATGGCAGATTTGAACCAAGCCAATGTATTCATTGATTGTCCAACACAAGAGGGGAATCATGCAATTGTGGTAGCAGAAGCAGCACCCACAACAGCAAAGTCAGTTTATAAAAACCCTGTGGTAGGAAAGTTTGCCTATGAAGCTTTTGAACCAGCAGTTTTTTTCACTTTGAGAACCGGAAAACATATGTTTCTCAATCGTGCCATCACCCAGGAAGGCAGGACGGTGGAGCAGAGTGTAGTTCCAATCAAGGGAACGAACAACCGAATAATTGGTACAGTAATAATGGAGAAAGACATAAGTGAAAAAATTCAACATCAAGATAAAATGAAAGCGTTGTCAAAAACCACAGAAACATTAAGTGAAATACTGATTGGAATGACAGAAAACAGGCCGATTATTCCAGAGGTAATTGAAGAAGCGTTGTTCTTTGTTGACCCAGATGAGAGTCTGTTATATTTTAACCCTTCTGCAATCAACCTGGTTTCGGAAGTTTGCACAAAAGAGTGTACGGTGGGAACCAAAATCACTAACTATTTTCCATGCTTGAAATCAATTTTGCATAACCCTGAAGAATTACTTGTTAAAGAGATGGAGATTGCTAGTAAAACATTTCAAGTGAAAAAGATCTGTCTGGAACAAGATGAGAAAGCGGAAGGTACGTTCATCATTTTCCGTGATATGACCGAACTGCGGGAAAAAGAACGGGAACTTATCGTAAAAAGTGTGGCCATTCGGGAAATACACCATAGGGTAAAGAATAATTTACAGACAGTGGCAAGTCTTCTGCGTCTTCAAATGCGTAGGGGTGTACCGGAAGAAAGTAAGGTCCATTTTGTTGAAAGCCTGAACAGGATATTGAGTATTGCCCATGTCTATGAAATCATTCTATCCAATTCAAGTGTGGATGATGTAGAAGTTTATAGCTTAATAGAGAAAATTGGTAATATGTTAATTGATCAGCCTGAAGGTGAACCGAAAACAATCAGTATCAATTACAAAGGTCCACGGCTGACGATTAAATCAAACAAGGCTGTTTCTGTTGCTCTTATTATTAATGAGCTCATTCAAAATTCTATGAAGCACGCTTTTCACAACCGCTGTTTTGGAAATATCCATGTCAGTTTTTATGTCAATGGACTTGAATGCATAGTAAAGGTGGAGGATGATGGAGTGGGTTACTCTGATAGCTCCAAACCATCACTTGGCCTTGAAATAGTCAAAATGATGACAGAACATGATTTATCTGGACAGTTCAGCATTCAACGGACAGAGACTGGGACGATGGCAGCTATTGTATTCCCGATGGAAAGGGAGTGA
- a CDS encoding ethanolamine ammonia-lyase light chain EutC, with protein sequence MEPSYASIKSRVHGRVLNEPGSGRKLSAESFEWAKANLAKGKQVQIIVSDGLSSTGI encoded by the coding sequence ATTGAACCTTCCTACGCTTCGATCAAAAGCAGAGTCCATGGAAGAGTACTTAATGAACCTGGATCTGGCAGGAAACTATCGGCTGAATCATTTGAATGGGCTAAGGCAAACCTTGCGAAAGGTAAACAGGTGCAAATCATTGTGTCTGACGGGTTAAGTTCCACAGGAATATAA
- a CDS encoding ethanolamine ammonia-lyase subunit EutB, with the protein MKLSTNYLGTVYHFVSLKDLFAKANEEKSGDRLAGVAAETVQERIAAKEVLSYLTLKDIRENPLLAPEEDEVSRIIEGQVNERIYQSIKNWSISELREYILHDQTTGEDLKRLSIGLNSEMIAAVAKIMSNLDLVHAANKIEVLTKCNITIGQKGTLASRLQPNHPTDNVEGMIASLKEGLSYGIGDAVIGINPVDDSVESIKRLLHATQDFIQEWQIPTQNCVLSHVTAQMKAMKQGAPADMIFQSIAGTEAANRSFGITASLLEEANELAKTHGTGTGPQRLYFETGQGSELSAEAHFGIDQMTLEARNYGFARYYDPYIVNTVVGFIGPEYLYNNKQVIRAGLEDHFMGKMHNIPMGVDICYTNHIKADQNDIEDLGVLLTAAGVNFIIATPMGDDCMLNYQSMSYHDVATLRQTLGKKPAPLFEKWLEKMGIFENGKLSKIAGDPTIFTR; encoded by the coding sequence GTGAAGTTAAGCACCAACTATTTAGGTACCGTGTATCACTTTGTATCGTTAAAAGATTTATTTGCAAAAGCAAACGAAGAAAAGTCAGGAGACCGCCTGGCGGGTGTTGCTGCTGAAACTGTGCAGGAACGGATTGCAGCAAAGGAAGTATTAAGCTATTTAACACTGAAGGATATCAGGGAGAACCCTTTGCTTGCTCCAGAAGAAGATGAAGTGTCCCGTATTATTGAAGGGCAAGTCAATGAAAGAATATACCAATCCATAAAGAACTGGTCCATTTCTGAACTGAGAGAATACATCCTCCATGATCAAACAACCGGAGAGGATCTAAAACGTCTAAGTATAGGTCTAAACAGTGAAATGATTGCTGCTGTAGCAAAAATCATGTCCAACCTGGATCTAGTACATGCAGCGAATAAGATAGAGGTTTTGACTAAATGTAATATTACAATAGGGCAAAAAGGTACGCTCGCATCACGCTTGCAGCCAAACCACCCTACTGACAACGTGGAAGGTATGATTGCATCATTGAAGGAAGGATTGTCATATGGAATAGGGGATGCGGTCATTGGCATAAATCCCGTTGACGATTCGGTTGAAAGTATAAAACGGCTCCTGCATGCTACACAAGACTTCATCCAGGAATGGCAGATTCCGACCCAAAACTGTGTATTGTCCCATGTGACGGCACAAATGAAAGCGATGAAACAGGGAGCCCCGGCGGATATGATCTTCCAAAGCATTGCTGGAACGGAAGCGGCTAACCGTTCCTTTGGTATTACGGCATCGCTTTTGGAAGAAGCCAATGAATTGGCCAAAACACATGGTACAGGAACAGGTCCACAGCGCTTATATTTTGAAACAGGACAAGGATCTGAATTGTCAGCTGAAGCACATTTTGGCATCGATCAAATGACTTTGGAAGCGCGCAACTATGGTTTTGCCCGCTACTATGATCCATATATTGTGAACACGGTCGTCGGATTTATAGGTCCGGAGTATTTATATAACAACAAACAGGTAATCAGGGCGGGACTTGAAGACCACTTCATGGGCAAAATGCACAATATCCCGATGGGCGTGGATATTTGCTACACCAACCACATTAAAGCTGATCAAAATGACATTGAAGATCTTGGGGTATTACTGACGGCTGCCGGTGTTAATTTTATCATCGCAACACCTATGGGGGATGACTGCATGCTAAACTACCAATCCATGAGCTATCACGATGTAGCGACCCTTCGGCAAACATTAGGAAAGAAGCCGGCACCATTATTTGAAAAATGGCTGGAAAAAATG
- a CDS encoding response regulator, whose product MKKRIILVEDESIVRLDISMMLQDAGYEIVGEAGDGEKAIELAYSLKPDLILMDIKMPKLNGLKASEIISNRFNIPIILLTAYSQREFIDKAKQANILGYLVKPISEASLIPAIEIALKQAENANVYKEKVAEMNNRLKNRKIVEKAKGVLMQRFKLTEEVAYNKMRTISMDRQVTLEKVARNIIVKYNT is encoded by the coding sequence ATGAAAAAGAGAATAATCCTTGTAGAAGATGAATCGATTGTCCGGTTGGATATCTCCATGATGCTACAGGATGCTGGCTATGAAATTGTCGGAGAAGCAGGAGATGGTGAAAAGGCAATTGAGTTGGCCTATTCACTCAAACCAGATCTAATTTTGATGGATATAAAGATGCCGAAGTTAAATGGACTCAAAGCCAGCGAGATCATATCAAATAGATTCAACATTCCTATTATACTTCTTACCGCATATAGCCAACGGGAATTTATTGATAAAGCGAAACAGGCAAATATATTAGGTTATTTAGTAAAGCCGATATCGGAAGCCAGTTTGATTCCTGCGATAGAAATAGCACTAAAGCAGGCTGAAAATGCAAATGTTTATAAAGAGAAAGTCGCAGAAATGAATAATAGATTAAAAAACCGGAAGATTGTGGAGAAAGCCAAAGGGGTATTGATGCAACGGTTCAAACTTACTGAAGAAGTGGCTTATAACAAGATGCGGACCATAAGCATGGATCGACAGGTGACCTTGGAGAAAGTAGCCAGGAACATCATAGTCAAATACAACACTTAA
- the eutH gene encoding ethanolamine utilization protein EutH yields the protein MVLVGNIVIYIIMACAVIGAIAAIKNSEEGIGKQFMEGIHSIGHIFVPAAGIMASIPYLSWFIDKVCGPFFAKIGADPAIAATAILASDMGGYQLAEVLKQSYEGWIMALIVGFMAGATIVFSIPMGLAMLDKRDHKYMALGIMSGVLTIPIGAFISSVLILVTNTKVREIVSTSSESTYAFTMSYLKMFMNLSPLLIFVILIAVGLYFLPDLMIKGFMWFGKILDAGIKLVLVFSIVEIFTGLFSTVFGAWGFDPIMADEADQFRALETAGYIGIMLAGAFPMVYLLQKYAGRPLEAMGRRFGLSKEGSAGILATIANILAMFKLVRNMPPKDKVINISFAVCAAFLLGDHLSFTANFQPNLILPIIAGKLAAGVIGIGFAYWLSVPKALELERKDREAGIIGKDEYLEKDFTIDHRTKSM from the coding sequence ATGGTCTTGGTTGGAAATATTGTGATTTATATCATCATGGCATGTGCTGTAATCGGGGCAATTGCTGCCATAAAGAACAGTGAGGAAGGTATCGGAAAGCAATTCATGGAAGGAATACACTCAATCGGTCATATTTTTGTTCCTGCCGCGGGAATAATGGCGTCCATTCCCTATTTATCTTGGTTTATAGATAAGGTATGTGGACCATTCTTCGCGAAAATTGGAGCAGATCCTGCAATAGCAGCCACAGCAATCCTGGCATCGGATATGGGTGGTTATCAACTCGCAGAGGTATTGAAACAGTCGTATGAAGGGTGGATTATGGCATTGATTGTCGGCTTTATGGCAGGTGCAACCATCGTGTTTTCCATCCCGATGGGGCTTGCAATGTTGGATAAACGGGATCATAAATACATGGCCTTGGGGATTATGTCAGGTGTATTGACCATTCCTATCGGAGCATTCATTTCCAGTGTCTTGATTTTAGTGACAAATACGAAAGTCCGTGAGATTGTCTCTACTTCTTCGGAGTCAACTTACGCATTCACCATGAGCTATTTGAAAATGTTCATGAACTTATCTCCGTTACTGATTTTTGTCATTCTTATCGCTGTAGGGCTATATTTCCTACCTGACTTGATGATTAAGGGTTTTATGTGGTTTGGGAAAATCTTGGATGCAGGGATCAAGCTTGTCCTGGTGTTCTCCATCGTGGAGATCTTTACAGGGTTGTTCTCGACGGTTTTCGGAGCTTGGGGATTCGACCCGATTATGGCGGATGAGGCAGATCAGTTCCGTGCACTTGAAACAGCAGGCTATATTGGGATCATGTTAGCCGGTGCATTTCCCATGGTTTATTTACTTCAAAAATATGCAGGCAGACCACTCGAAGCCATGGGTAGAAGGTTCGGATTGAGTAAAGAGGGTAGTGCAGGCATTCTGGCAACGATTGCAAATATTCTAGCCATGTTTAAACTGGTGCGTAATATGCCACCTAAAGATAAGGTTATCAATATTTCTTTTGCTGTGTGTGCAGCCTTTTTATTGGGAGACCACCTTTCATTTACAGCGAATTTCCAACCAAATTTAATTTTACCGATTATTGCAGGGAAGCTGGCAGCTGGGGTCATTGGTATTGGATTCGCTTATTGGTTATCCGTACCTAAAGCGTTGGAATTGGAAAGAAAAGATCGTGAAGCAGGTATTATCGGCAAAGATGAATACTTAGAGAAAGACTTCACAATTGATCATCGAACAAAATCAATGTAA
- a CDS encoding ethanolamine ammonia-lyase light chain EutC: MQGLKVKNISVGDPIFIHKSRVWIQDEIAKIANCDIVISLIGERPGLATSKSISAYFIYRPNEKSVEADRTVISNIHDGGTPPVEAGAYLADLIEQALKHKASGVKLAKVKEG; the protein is encoded by the coding sequence ATGCAGGGCCTGAAAGTGAAAAATATTTCAGTAGGTGATCCGATCTTTATTCACAAAAGCCGGGTATGGATTCAGGATGAAATAGCAAAGATAGCAAATTGTGATATTGTTATCTCTCTTATTGGTGAAAGACCAGGACTGGCAACTTCCAAAAGTATCAGTGCCTACTTCATTTATCGACCTAACGAAAAATCAGTTGAGGCAGACAGGACAGTCATTTCAAACATCCATGATGGAGGTACTCCGCCAGTGGAAGCGGGAGCTTATTTAGCAGATCTGATAGAACAGGCTCTTAAGCATAAAGCTAGTGGTGTGAAATTGGCAAAAGTAAAAGAAGGCTGA
- the nagE gene encoding N-acetylglucosamine-specific PTS transporter subunit IIBC — protein MLGFLQKIGKSLMLPIAIMPAAALLLRLGQEDLLNIPFISAAGNAVFGNLALLFAIGVAIGFSRDGSGAAALAGAVGYFVLTNGAAAINESINMGVLGGIISGIIAGLLYNKYYNIKLPDWLGFFGGRRFVPIITSLVMLLLAFLFGYLWPPVQAFIDSIGEWIIGAGATGVGIFGFLNRLLIPLGLHHILNTIVWFEFGEFTNAAGEVIKGDLWRFLAGDASAGIFMAGFFLIMMFGLPGAALAMIAAAKKERRKAMTGALIGLAFTSFLTGITEPIEFSFMFLSPILYLIHAFLTGTAMSVAYLLDIHHGFGFSAGAIDYLLNFGIAQKPILLAGVGLVYGGLYFVIFYFLIMKLDLKTPGREDEVAGEFTQSADKGNYAELADGYLAALGGKENVLEIDNCVTRLRLKVNDSSAVDEAKLKELGAKGIVKLSKTNMQVIVGTDVEFLADELRKK, from the coding sequence ATGTTAGGTTTTTTACAGAAAATCGGTAAATCCCTGATGCTTCCGATCGCAATTATGCCTGCAGCTGCCTTGCTCCTACGTTTAGGGCAAGAGGACTTATTAAATATTCCTTTCATATCCGCAGCAGGAAATGCTGTATTTGGAAATCTTGCATTATTATTTGCCATCGGAGTGGCCATTGGGTTCTCTAGGGATGGTAGTGGGGCCGCGGCTCTTGCTGGAGCAGTAGGTTACTTCGTATTGACCAATGGCGCGGCAGCCATCAATGAATCTATCAATATGGGAGTACTGGGAGGAATCATCTCAGGAATTATTGCGGGGCTTCTCTATAACAAATACTACAATATCAAACTTCCGGACTGGCTCGGGTTCTTTGGTGGAAGGCGTTTTGTACCGATCATCACCTCCCTTGTCATGTTGCTTCTCGCCTTTTTATTCGGGTATCTATGGCCACCGGTTCAAGCATTCATCGATAGTATTGGGGAATGGATCATTGGTGCAGGAGCTACAGGGGTAGGGATTTTCGGCTTCTTGAACCGACTGTTGATTCCGCTTGGCCTTCATCATATCCTTAATACAATTGTATGGTTTGAATTCGGGGAATTCACTAATGCAGCCGGAGAGGTTATCAAAGGGGATCTATGGCGATTCCTTGCGGGTGATGCATCTGCAGGTATCTTTATGGCCGGGTTCTTCCTTATCATGATGTTCGGACTGCCGGGGGCAGCTCTTGCAATGATAGCAGCAGCCAAGAAAGAACGGAGAAAGGCGATGACCGGCGCATTAATCGGCTTGGCATTTACTTCTTTCCTAACAGGGATTACGGAGCCAATTGAGTTTTCATTCATGTTCCTATCTCCGATTCTCTATCTGATACACGCATTCCTGACAGGAACTGCGATGTCAGTCGCCTACTTGCTTGATATCCACCATGGATTCGGTTTCTCGGCAGGTGCCATTGACTATCTATTAAACTTCGGAATTGCCCAAAAGCCTATCCTTCTTGCAGGTGTGGGTCTGGTGTATGGAGGATTGTACTTCGTTATCTTCTACTTCCTGATCATGAAGCTCGACTTGAAGACGCCAGGACGCGAAGATGAAGTGGCTGGAGAATTTACACAAAGTGCTGATAAAGGAAACTACGCGGAACTTGCAGATGGCTATCTGGCGGCACTTGGAGGAAAAGAAAATGTCTTGGAAATCGATAATTGTGTCACAAGACTTCGACTGAAAGTAAATGATTCTTCAGCTGTGGATGAAGCAAAGCTGAAAGAGCTTGGAGCGAAAGGAATCGTCAAACTGAGCAAAACAAACATGCAGGTCATCGTTGGAACGGATGTAGAGTTCCTAGCAGATGAGCTTAGGAAGAAATAA
- a CDS encoding ethanolamine ammonia-lyase subunit EutB: MKFTTKIKGQHYVFQSLKEVLAKASEEKSGDTMAGIGATSSLERMAAKAVLSEILLEDIFENPVIPYEKDEVTRTIYDDINEYIYKEIKGWSVGQLRNYILSHSTKTSDLFRLSKGMTSEMISAVAKLMSSIDLVMASQKIRPTAHCNTTIGEQGRLAFRCQPNHPTDNPEGILASMKEGLSYGSGDAVIGVNPNNDSVESVSKILHMTHDFMEKWKIPTQNCVLAHITTQMQALKKGAPIGLMFQSLAGTQKANDDFGVSKEILDEAFELIRKYGTSTGPNQFYFETGQGSEVSLDAHQGVDMQTLEARTYGYARHWKPFMVNNVSGFIGPETIYDGKQVIRADLEDLFMGKLHALPMGIAPTYTNHMKADQNDQEIAGMLTALGGANFYMGVPGGDDVMLSYQDTSYHDDASLREMLGLRPLREFEIWMEEMGIMKNGRLTEKAGDLSIFD, translated from the coding sequence ATGAAATTTACAACAAAAATAAAAGGTCAACATTACGTTTTCCAATCACTAAAGGAAGTCTTGGCAAAAGCAAGTGAAGAAAAATCGGGAGACACAATGGCTGGGATAGGAGCTACTTCTTCCTTGGAGAGAATGGCTGCAAAAGCAGTTTTAAGTGAAATTCTACTAGAGGATATTTTCGAAAATCCGGTTATTCCCTATGAGAAAGACGAAGTGACAAGAACCATCTATGATGATATCAATGAGTATATTTATAAAGAAATAAAGGGTTGGTCAGTAGGACAACTTCGTAACTATATTCTTTCTCATTCGACGAAGACCAGTGATCTGTTTCGTCTAAGTAAAGGGATGACAAGTGAGATGATTTCTGCTGTGGCTAAACTCATGTCCAGTATTGATCTTGTTATGGCTTCACAGAAGATTCGTCCAACTGCCCATTGCAATACGACAATTGGTGAGCAAGGGAGATTGGCATTCCGTTGTCAACCAAACCATCCTACAGATAATCCCGAAGGCATTCTGGCAAGCATGAAAGAAGGCCTTTCCTATGGTTCCGGGGACGCGGTCATTGGGGTGAACCCAAATAATGATTCAGTTGAGTCAGTATCAAAAATCTTGCATATGACACATGATTTCATGGAGAAGTGGAAAATCCCTACTCAGAACTGTGTGTTGGCCCATATTACTACGCAAATGCAAGCGCTGAAAAAGGGGGCGCCGATCGGTTTGATGTTCCAAAGTTTAGCCGGAACCCAAAAAGCGAATGACGATTTTGGGGTGTCCAAAGAAATATTGGATGAGGCTTTTGAGTTGATAAGGAAATATGGAACATCTACAGGACCGAACCAGTTTTATTTTGAAACTGGTCAAGGGTCTGAAGTGTCACTAGATGCGCACCAGGGCGTGGATATGCAGACATTAGAAGCAAGAACTTACGGTTATGCGCGCCACTGGAAGCCCTTTATGGTGAATAATGTTTCAGGTTTTATCGGACCTGAAACCATTTATGACGGAAAGCAGGTGATAAGAGCGGATTTGGAGGATTTATTCATGGGTAAGCTCCATGCCCTTCCAATGGGAATTGCCCCGACTTACACCAATCATATGAAAGCTGATCAAAATGACCAAGAAATTGCTGGTATGCTCACGGCCTTAGGCGGAGCGAACTTTTATATGGGAGTCCCAGGCGGTGATGATGTGATGCTGAGTTACCAAGATACAAGCTATCATGATGATGCCAGCTTAAGAGAGATGCTGGGGTTGCGTCCATTGAGGGAATTTGAAATATGGATGGAAGAGATGGGAATTATGAAGAACGGGCGCTTGACGGAAAAAGCTGGAGACCTGTCTATCTTTGACTAG